Proteins encoded in a region of the Mucispirillum schaedleri ASF457 genome:
- a CDS encoding helix-turn-helix domain-containing protein, producing MSELGNLLKSTREEQKKSMQDVVDDTRIRENFIKIIEEGRFKDLPSYLHAYGFVKKYAEFLNLDYENVVWPLFAEECPKEGAPAQPKDITKEEYTPPTTETNFLENETKSGKKPVTVIMLIIVLLIIGYGGYYVYSSNILNDAVTIGSNNAPANTPVPAAVVELEPSVTFAGDNTSDNSSYFNYYGTSIYADNNTDNMTINDNTAEPSYIDPLFAQTIPTPVVLAPEKVKVRFSENCWFKYSTDKGERNEVNARRGTEIEIEFDKTFRIEIGNAVAVSMEYNGQEYSNFGNRNVVRILNYEAQDGKLELVGR from the coding sequence ATGAGCGAATTAGGAAATCTTTTAAAATCAACTAGAGAAGAGCAGAAAAAGTCAATGCAGGATGTAGTTGATGACACAAGAATTAGAGAAAATTTTATTAAAATAATAGAAGAAGGAAGATTTAAAGATTTACCATCATATTTACATGCTTATGGATTTGTAAAAAAATATGCAGAGTTTTTAAATCTGGATTATGAGAATGTTGTATGGCCGCTTTTTGCTGAAGAATGTCCAAAAGAAGGAGCTCCAGCACAGCCAAAGGATATTACAAAAGAAGAGTATACTCCACCTACTACAGAAACAAATTTTTTAGAAAATGAGACAAAAAGTGGTAAAAAACCTGTAACAGTAATCATGCTTATTATTGTGCTGCTTATCATTGGCTATGGTGGTTATTATGTGTATTCAAGCAATATACTAAATGATGCAGTTACTATTGGCAGCAATAATGCACCAGCAAATACTCCAGTTCCTGCTGCAGTTGTAGAGTTAGAACCTTCAGTAACTTTTGCAGGTGATAACACAAGTGATAATAGTTCATATTTTAATTATTACGGCACATCAATTTATGCTGATAATAATACAGATAATATGACTATTAATGATAATACTGCAGAGCCATCTTATATTGACCCATTATTTGCTCAGACTATTCCAACACCTGTTGTTTTAGCGCCAGAAAAAGTTAAAGTGAGATTTTCTGAAAACTGCTGGTTTAAATACAGCACAGATAAAGGCGAAAGAAATGAAGTTAATGCAAGACGAGGCACAGAAATAGAAATAGAATTTGATAAAACATTTAGAATAGAAATAGGTAATGCTGTTGCAGTATCAATGGAGTATAATGGACAAGAATATTCTAACTTTGGTAATAGAAATGTTGTTCGTATATTAAATTATGAAGCACAAGACGGCAAACTGGAATTAGTTGGAAGATAG
- a CDS encoding cysteine desulfurase family protein codes for MNPIYLDNIAGTKPDTRVVEAVMPYLTDKYGNPAAHFYPLGRESYSALNQARKQVADLIGAEKAESIIFTSNGTESNNIAIKGIMAASSYKKHIIISEIEHYSIQNPVLKLTNYGYTFTKLPVDKNGRISPESVANAIKEDTALVAVAHANSEIGVIQDIEAIGKLCKEKGVHFHVDAVASCGFIDIDVKKMNASTLTIAAQNFYGIRGAAALYVAPEVKLVPLFDGGFQEKGIRCGSENIPAIVGLGKACEIAKNEMAEYTVKLTKLRNKLIDGLTKHYDFLHITGDRENRLPYHVSFWVEYIEGESLLMWYAQKGVYCASGSACSSNILAEDEEDLQASHVLTAVGVPTDICAGSITMSLSKYIEEEDIDHVLKVSPEIIDKLCAMSPAFDSSKIKK; via the coding sequence ATGAATCCGATTTATTTAGATAATATAGCTGGAACGAAACCGGATACACGAGTTGTTGAAGCTGTTATGCCTTATTTAACAGACAAATATGGCAATCCAGCAGCTCATTTTTATCCATTAGGAAGAGAAAGTTATAGTGCATTAAATCAAGCTAGAAAACAAGTTGCTGATTTAATTGGAGCAGAAAAAGCTGAAAGTATAATTTTTACATCTAATGGCACTGAATCAAATAATATTGCAATAAAAGGTATTATGGCAGCAAGCAGTTATAAAAAACATATTATTATAAGCGAAATAGAACATTATTCAATTCAAAATCCTGTGTTAAAGTTAACTAATTATGGTTATACTTTTACGAAACTGCCTGTTGATAAAAATGGCAGAATTTCACCAGAAAGTGTTGCAAATGCAATAAAAGAAGATACTGCTCTTGTTGCTGTTGCACATGCAAATTCTGAAATAGGTGTTATACAGGATATTGAAGCTATTGGCAAACTATGCAAAGAAAAAGGTGTTCATTTTCATGTAGATGCAGTTGCATCATGCGGATTTATAGATATTGATGTAAAAAAAATGAATGCATCAACATTAACTATTGCAGCACAAAATTTTTATGGTATTAGAGGTGCCGCAGCATTATATGTTGCACCTGAAGTAAAACTTGTTCCACTTTTTGATGGTGGGTTTCAAGAAAAGGGCATTAGGTGCGGCAGTGAAAATATTCCTGCTATCGTAGGGCTTGGAAAAGCATGCGAAATCGCTAAAAATGAAATGGCAGAATACACTGTAAAACTTACAAAATTAAGAAATAAATTAATTGATGGTTTAACAAAACATTATGATTTTCTGCATATTACAGGTGATAGAGAAAACAGACTTCCATATCATGTGAGTTTTTGGGTAGAATATATAGAAGGAGAATCACTTTTAATGTGGTATGCTCAAAAAGGTGTATATTGTGCCAGCGGTTCAGCATGTTCATCTAATATATTAGCAGAAGATGAAGAAGATTTGCAGGCTTCCCATGTATTAACAGCAGTTGGTGTGCCTACAGATATTTGTGCAGGTTCAATAACTATGAGTCTGTCAAAATATATTGAAGAAGAAGATATTGACCATGTGTTAAAAGTAAGTCCGGAAATTATTGATAAACTTTGTGCAATGAGCCCGGCATTTGACTCGTCAAAAATAAAAAAATAA
- the nifU gene encoding Fe-S cluster assembly scaffold protein NifU gives MAAGPYSDTVMDHFTNPRNMGEIEDANGVGEVGNPSCGDVMKLYLKVNNDGVIENSTFKTFGCGAAIASSSMTTEMLKGAKVEDALKLTNQAIVDALGGLPPAKIHCSVMAEEAVEAALKDYYTKQGKDASIVDSMKAELKIDAE, from the coding sequence ATGGCAGCAGGACCATATAGTGATACTGTAATGGATCACTTTACAAACCCAAGAAATATGGGGGAAATTGAAGATGCAAATGGTGTTGGCGAAGTAGGCAACCCATCTTGTGGCGATGTTATGAAATTATACTTAAAAGTGAATAACGATGGTGTTATTGAAAATTCAACTTTTAAAACTTTTGGCTGTGGAGCAGCTATTGCGTCAAGCTCCATGACTACAGAAATGTTAAAAGGAGCAAAAGTAGAAGATGCATTAAAACTTACAAATCAAGCTATTGTTGATGCTTTAGGTGGTTTGCCTCCTGCAAAAATTCACTGCTCAGTTATGGCTGAAGAAGCAGTAGAAGCAGCTTTAAAAGATTATTATACGAAACAAGGCAAAGATGCATCAATTGTAGACAGCATGAAAGCTGAATTAAAAATAGATGCTGAATAA
- a CDS encoding NifU family protein, producing MELKEKVQQVLDKVRPGLQADGGDVELISIEDGVVKVALRGACGSCPFSLMTLKQGIEARIKEEIPEIKEVVSA from the coding sequence ATGGAATTAAAAGAAAAAGTTCAACAAGTTTTGGATAAAGTTCGTCCAGGTTTGCAGGCTGATGGTGGCGATGTAGAGCTTATCAGTATTGAAGATGGTGTTGTAAAAGTTGCTTTAAGAGGTGCTTGTGGCAGTTGTCCTTTTAGTCTTATGACATTAAAACAAGGTATTGAAGCACGCATTAAAGAAGAAATTCCTGAAATTAAGGAAGTTGTTTCAGCATAA
- a CDS encoding methyl-accepting chemotaxis protein, which produces MGLGILKFKFNNFLWIIVIGMMVMIVSFLFFMTLIYKATKENEQLTFDSIDMVSYGFVVSKASDYLTAQARVYAATGNKEYYDNYWNEVNSNKTRDKAIDALVKLQIPANILSYAEQAKNSSDSLIKLEEASFEAVAAGDLQKATQIMSSKEYESGKEKISAFLTTFENEIKAFSANEAKKSASETVTIIIMSLICIASVAVLFLIFLSFFISSLKKALNILDKLFICIADGDMTVKAPELAGKSEICTTFKNINISLESIREILQNVTEATEDVASSNNQLASTMEELSSTFSEQAHQVSDTAVSLDSINSTVKGTVDSLKSNQEIVDNTVISANDGKKELTDLKLSMEKIHTDADSLSDTITNLANSSSEIGNIVTVINDIAEQTNLLALNAAIEAARAGEAGRGFAVVADEVRKLAERTQKATSEVTTIVSTLQQEALTASSAMGMEAEKVKEGVNNIERTEDVFNKIFTGIDGINSVMSSIRDDMDNEYSTVQTVHQTSTSIAAGIEQSSNAVNEVAQTIEHLQQRVENLKMMLTRFKVK; this is translated from the coding sequence ATGGGATTGGGAATTTTAAAATTCAAATTTAATAATTTCTTGTGGATTATTGTTATTGGTATGATGGTAATGATTGTTTCTTTTTTGTTTTTTATGACCTTGATTTATAAAGCAACAAAAGAAAATGAACAGCTTACATTTGATAGTATTGATATGGTATCTTATGGGTTTGTGGTATCAAAAGCATCAGATTATTTAACGGCTCAGGCAAGAGTATATGCAGCTACTGGCAACAAAGAGTATTATGATAATTACTGGAATGAAGTTAATAGTAATAAAACAAGAGATAAAGCTATTGATGCATTAGTAAAATTACAGATTCCTGCTAATATCCTATCTTATGCTGAACAGGCAAAAAATAGTTCAGATTCTTTAATCAAATTAGAGGAAGCATCTTTTGAAGCTGTTGCTGCAGGTGATTTGCAAAAAGCAACGCAGATTATGAGCAGCAAAGAGTATGAATCTGGAAAAGAAAAAATTTCTGCTTTTTTAACTACTTTTGAAAATGAAATAAAAGCATTTTCAGCTAATGAAGCAAAAAAATCTGCTTCTGAAACAGTAACCATAATAATTATGTCCTTAATATGTATAGCAAGTGTTGCTGTTTTATTTTTAATTTTCTTATCTTTTTTTATAAGCAGTTTAAAAAAAGCATTAAATATTTTAGATAAGTTATTTATATGTATAGCTGATGGTGATATGACTGTTAAAGCTCCAGAATTAGCAGGTAAATCAGAAATATGTACTACATTTAAAAATATAAATATATCACTTGAAAGTATCAGGGAAATATTACAAAATGTTACAGAAGCAACAGAAGATGTGGCATCAAGCAATAATCAGCTTGCTTCAACTATGGAAGAGTTATCTTCTACTTTTTCAGAACAGGCACATCAGGTAAGTGATACTGCTGTTAGTTTAGATTCTATTAATTCTACAGTAAAAGGGACTGTTGATTCATTGAAATCAAATCAAGAAATAGTTGATAATACAGTTATTTCTGCAAATGATGGTAAAAAAGAGCTTACAGATTTAAAATTAAGTATGGAAAAAATACATACAGATGCAGATTCTCTTTCAGATACTATTACTAATCTTGCTAATTCTTCCAGTGAAATAGGTAATATCGTAACGGTGATTAATGATATTGCAGAACAAACTAATCTGCTTGCCTTAAATGCTGCTATTGAGGCAGCAAGAGCAGGAGAAGCAGGCAGGGGTTTTGCAGTAGTTGCTGATGAAGTAAGGAAACTTGCAGAAAGAACACAGAAAGCAACAAGCGAAGTTACAACTATTGTTTCTACATTACAGCAGGAAGCATTAACTGCATCTTCTGCTATGGGTATGGAAGCAGAAAAAGTTAAAGAAGGTGTTAATAATATTGAAAGAACAGAAGATGTATTCAATAAAATATTTACAGGTATTGATGGTATAAATAGTGTTATGAGCAGTATTCGTGATGATATGGATAATGAATATTCCACAGTGCAGACTGTTCATCAAACTTCAACAAGTATTGCTGCAGGTATTGAACAATCAAGCAATGCTGTAAATGAAGTAGCACAAACTATAGAGCATTTACAACAAAGGGTAGAAAACCTTAAAATGATGCTTACAAGATTTAAAGTAAAATAA
- a CDS encoding dihydroorotase, with product MKTLLKNCKIVNHDKITEGNILINGNIIEDITNEDVYTDNVYDCSGKYVLPGLIDIHSHMREPGFEYKEDITSAGQAAIAGGITTACCMANTKPVIDNAPVAAFIINKSKKDGLFDALPYGAVTKGLKGEELTEMGDLIENGVCGFSDDGYTIMNAEVMRRALEYVRYFDSFISVHAIDTNLQGSGYMNEGRISTINGLNGIPSESESVIIARDIMLARLTKSRVHISHVSSKESVDIIRWGKNEGINVTAEATPHHFTLTDENCLTYDTNYKMSPPLREEEDIEAILQGFKDGTIDCISTDHAPHQDDEKFVEFGLAPVGIIGYQTAVPLTIKKIDEGRLSWTDFAKLMSYNPSKILKKENLGVIAKGRQADIVVIDADVEYTYTKEINKSKSFNTPFLNKQLKGRAIYTFKNGILVYMA from the coding sequence ATGAAAACATTACTTAAAAACTGCAAAATAGTAAATCATGATAAAATAACTGAAGGTAATATTTTAATAAATGGTAATATTATTGAAGATATTACAAATGAAGATGTATATACTGATAATGTATATGACTGCTCTGGAAAATATGTTCTTCCCGGACTTATAGATATACACTCTCACATGAGAGAGCCAGGATTTGAATATAAAGAAGATATTACAAGTGCAGGTCAGGCAGCCATTGCTGGTGGTATTACTACTGCATGCTGTATGGCAAATACTAAACCTGTCATAGATAATGCTCCTGTAGCGGCATTTATTATTAATAAATCAAAAAAAGACGGGCTTTTTGATGCTCTTCCCTATGGTGCTGTTACAAAAGGATTAAAAGGCGAAGAACTTACAGAAATGGGTGATTTAATAGAAAATGGTGTATGCGGTTTTTCTGATGATGGATACACTATTATGAATGCAGAAGTAATGCGTAGAGCATTAGAATATGTAAGATATTTTGATTCTTTTATTTCAGTCCATGCAATTGATACTAACCTGCAGGGTTCAGGATATATGAATGAAGGCAGAATTTCTACAATTAATGGATTAAATGGTATTCCTTCAGAATCAGAATCTGTTATTATTGCAAGAGATATTATGCTGGCACGCCTTACAAAATCAAGAGTTCATATAAGCCATGTAAGCTCAAAAGAATCTGTTGATATTATACGCTGGGGAAAAAATGAGGGCATTAATGTAACTGCAGAAGCTACACCACATCATTTTACATTAACAGATGAAAACTGCTTAACTTATGATACAAATTATAAAATGAGTCCTCCTTTAAGAGAAGAAGAAGATATTGAAGCTATTTTACAAGGATTTAAAGATGGCACAATAGACTGTATTTCTACAGACCATGCACCACATCAGGATGATGAAAAGTTTGTAGAATTTGGGCTTGCTCCAGTTGGCATTATTGGCTACCAGACAGCAGTTCCATTAACTATTAAAAAAATTGATGAAGGCAGACTTTCATGGACTGATTTTGCAAAGCTAATGTCTTATAATCCATCTAAAATACTTAAGAAAGAAAACTTAGGGGTTATTGCAAAAGGCAGACAGGCTGATATTGTAGTTATTGATGCTGATGTTGAATATACATATACAAAAGAAATAAATAAATCTAAATCATTTAATACTCCATTTTTAAATAAACAATTAAAAGGAAGAGCAATATATACTTTTAAAAATGGAATATTAGTTTACATGGCTTAA
- a CDS encoding aspartate carbamoyltransferase catalytic subunit, translated as MTYDKKDFISTQDLTREQIDYILNQAMSFREINQREVKKIPTLKGRTIVNLFFEASTRTRTSFEIAGKRLGADVINISSSTSSTQKGETLMDTVKNIEAMASDIIVIRHSYSGSVKFVSDNTDAHIVNAGDGLNEHPTQCMLDLLTIKLQKGRLEGLNVTIIGDIAHSRVARSNIWAMKTYGMNVTLFAPPTMLSVGVEAFGVNIAKNMDEAVSNADVIIMLRIQRERMAKLLIPSEREYSKLFGLTPAVMQKAKSDVMVMHPGPINRGVELSSVVADSANSAILDQVENGVAVRMAVLSFLAMSK; from the coding sequence ATGACTTATGATAAAAAAGATTTTATATCTACTCAGGATTTAACAAGAGAGCAGATAGATTATATCTTAAATCAGGCAATGAGTTTTAGAGAAATAAATCAAAGAGAAGTTAAAAAAATTCCTACATTAAAAGGAAGAACTATTGTCAACTTATTTTTTGAAGCTTCTACTAGAACAAGAACTTCTTTTGAAATAGCTGGTAAAAGATTAGGAGCAGATGTTATTAACATAAGTTCATCTACTTCCAGCACTCAAAAAGGCGAAACATTAATGGATACTGTTAAAAATATTGAAGCAATGGCTTCTGATATTATTGTTATAAGGCACAGTTATTCAGGTTCAGTAAAATTTGTATCAGATAATACAGATGCTCATATAGTAAATGCTGGAGATGGGCTTAATGAACACCCTACTCAATGTATGCTTGACCTTTTAACAATTAAACTGCAAAAAGGCAGGCTTGAAGGTTTAAATGTAACAATTATAGGCGATATTGCTCATTCAAGAGTTGCAAGAAGTAATATATGGGCTATGAAAACTTATGGTATGAATGTAACACTTTTTGCTCCCCCTACTATGCTTTCCGTTGGTGTTGAAGCATTTGGTGTAAATATAGCCAAAAATATGGATGAAGCTGTTTCAAATGCTGATGTTATTATTATGCTTAGAATTCAAAGAGAAAGAATGGCAAAGCTTCTTATTCCATCAGAAAGAGAATATTCAAAACTTTTTGGGCTTACTCCTGCTGTAATGCAGAAAGCTAAAAGTGATGTTATGGTTATGCACCCAGGACCAATTAACAGAGGTGTAGAACTTTCTTCCGTTGTAGCTGACAGTGCAAATTCTGCAATATTAGACCAGGTGGAAAATGGAGTTGCTGTCAGAATGGCAGTATTAAGTTTTCTTGCGATGTCAAAATAA
- the pyrR gene encoding bifunctional pyr operon transcriptional regulator/uracil phosphoribosyltransferase PyrR, with protein sequence MDKEKILINSSEMYAIIERMTFQIIEKVIDYDNTYIVGIRRRGEYIANRIIDSISRNNKKPLKSGVLDITLYRDDLSEIANMPEVKSSNIGFDVNGKTIILVDDVLFTGRTVRSAIDALLDYGRPSKIMLAVIVDRGHKELPIHADFTGKHIPTRKSEVIHVKVKEIDNVDDDCVTISDREA encoded by the coding sequence ATGGATAAAGAGAAAATTTTAATTAATAGTTCAGAAATGTATGCAATTATTGAGCGTATGACCTTTCAAATTATTGAAAAAGTAATAGATTATGATAATACTTATATAGTTGGAATAAGAAGACGAGGCGAATATATTGCAAACCGTATTATAGACAGCATTAGTCGTAATAATAAAAAACCACTAAAATCTGGTGTTTTAGATATAACATTATATAGAGACGATTTATCAGAAATTGCAAATATGCCTGAAGTAAAATCATCAAATATAGGGTTTGATGTTAATGGAAAAACTATTATTTTAGTTGATGATGTTCTTTTTACTGGAAGAACAGTCCGCTCTGCAATAGATGCTTTGCTTGATTATGGCAGACCATCAAAAATTATGCTTGCAGTTATTGTAGACAGAGGTCATAAAGAACTGCCAATACATGCTGATTTTACAGGGAAACATATTCCTACAAGAAAAAGCGAAGTTATACATGTAAAAGTAAAAGAAATAGATAATGTAGATGATGATTGCGTTACTATAAGTGATAGAGAGGCTTAA
- a CDS encoding DDE-type integrase/transposase/recombinase, with translation MNKVIITEEMRFRQRLCEYALKKGATKAARKYQVNRMFVYRHLKKYDGTVQSLSFKSRRPRTSPNKHSKEELDLIFNTYAEHGLYGNAEVYVRLLEIGYNRSFGSMCMQIRKKGLKSLNKSKKSYTRYEPITGQYIGDKVQIDIKYVPQECIMFSSYGKKYYQITAIDEYSRMRVLEIVEEKSTFETGKFLDELESKFGFPLKTIQVDNGYEFVNDKEVTNKKSYFEETAEKKGYTIKRIRPYSPWQNGKVERSHREDGKILYANNKFYSKDELIKALKQHEDRYNNTAKTCLNFKSPYEIVIENKLLLDLY, from the coding sequence ATGAATAAAGTGATAATAACAGAAGAAATGCGATTTCGTCAACGGTTATGTGAGTATGCATTAAAAAAAGGAGCAACGAAAGCAGCCCGCAAATATCAAGTGAACCGTATGTTTGTATACAGGCATTTAAAGAAATATGATGGAACAGTTCAGAGTTTATCTTTTAAAAGTCGTAGACCAAGAACCAGTCCAAATAAGCATAGTAAAGAAGAGCTTGATTTAATATTTAACACATATGCCGAGCATGGTTTGTATGGTAATGCGGAGGTATATGTCAGACTTCTAGAAATTGGTTATAATCGTAGTTTTGGCAGTATGTGTATGCAGATAAGGAAGAAAGGCTTAAAGTCATTAAACAAGTCAAAAAAGAGCTATACAAGATATGAACCAATAACAGGTCAGTATATAGGCGACAAGGTTCAGATAGATATAAAATATGTTCCACAGGAATGTATAATGTTTTCCAGCTATGGTAAAAAATATTATCAGATAACAGCGATAGATGAATACAGCAGAATGAGAGTATTAGAAATAGTAGAAGAAAAAAGCACATTTGAAACAGGTAAGTTTTTAGACGAACTGGAAAGTAAATTTGGCTTTCCACTAAAAACAATTCAAGTGGATAATGGCTATGAGTTTGTAAATGATAAGGAAGTTACAAACAAGAAAAGCTATTTTGAAGAGACAGCTGAAAAGAAAGGATATACTATTAAACGAATAAGACCTTATTCACCTTGGCAGAATGGAAAGGTGGAAAGAAGTCATAGAGAGGATGGAAAAATTTTATATGCAAATAATAAATTCTATTCCAAAGATGAATTAATTAAGGCTCTTAAACAGCATGAAGATAGATATAATAATACTGCTAAAACATGCTTAAATTTTAAATCTCCATATGAGATTGTTATTGAAAATAAATTATTGCTTGATTTATATTAA
- a CDS encoding N-acetyltransferase codes for MIRHAKINDAPVIQQIINQYATKGQMLQISRNEIYEKIYEFIIWEDSEAIKGVCALHPTWSDTAEIRSLAVVEQYKRQKIGHSMVEYSLKRAKETGFKKVFALTYMQNFFENCGFKVTELDSLPKKIWTDCLKCPKYPDCDETAVIIDI; via the coding sequence ATGATTAGACATGCTAAGATTAATGATGCACCAGTTATTCAGCAGATAATAAACCAGTATGCAACAAAAGGGCAGATGCTTCAAATAAGCAGGAATGAAATATATGAGAAAATATATGAATTTATTATCTGGGAAGATAGCGAAGCCATTAAAGGTGTTTGTGCATTACACCCAACATGGAGTGATACTGCAGAAATTCGTTCTTTGGCTGTGGTTGAACAGTATAAAAGACAGAAGATTGGGCATTCAATGGTAGAATATTCTTTAAAAAGAGCAAAAGAAACTGGCTTTAAAAAAGTTTTTGCACTTACATATATGCAGAATTTCTTTGAAAACTGTGGTTTTAAAGTTACAGAGCTTGATAGTCTGCCAAAAAAAATATGGACTGACTGTTTAAAATGCCCTAAATATCCTGACTGTGATGAAACTGCAGTGATTATTGATATATAA
- the prfB gene encoding peptide chain release factor 2 — MLEDILQEIDELNNKVKSFAPAVKEDVLQKKVDDIENMSITDKDFWSKKESKHLLKEQSAIKKFLESYRSLLQTKEDCDVLIELYKEDETSVEKDIIDIFYQYKKQTTDFELKLILSDQHDINNAIVTIHSGAGGTESDDWASMLFRMYSRWAEKNNFKLEILDQLDGDEAGIKSITFNIIGEYGFGYLKGESGVHRLVRISPFDSQNRRHTSFASVFVLPEIDDDLEIEINESDLRIDTYRAGGAGGQHINTTDSAVRITHIPTGIVVSCQNERSQHKNKASAMKILKSKLYEYEMEKRSEAKEKLEDSKTNIGWGNQIRSYVMHPYKMVKDLRTRYETGNVDNVMDGELEQFIRQYLLFAAGI; from the coding sequence ATGTTAGAAGATATACTTCAAGAAATAGATGAATTAAATAATAAAGTTAAAAGTTTTGCTCCAGCAGTAAAAGAAGATGTATTGCAGAAAAAAGTAGATGATATAGAAAATATGTCTATTACTGATAAAGACTTCTGGTCTAAAAAAGAATCAAAGCATCTTTTAAAAGAGCAGTCTGCAATTAAGAAATTTCTAGAATCATACAGAAGTCTTTTACAAACAAAAGAAGATTGTGATGTGCTTATAGAGCTTTATAAAGAAGATGAAACTTCTGTAGAAAAAGATATAATAGATATTTTTTATCAGTATAAAAAACAGACTACAGATTTTGAATTAAAACTTATTTTAAGTGACCAGCATGATATTAATAATGCTATTGTAACAATACATTCTGGAGCAGGAGGCACAGAATCAGATGACTGGGCTTCTATGCTTTTTAGAATGTATTCAAGATGGGCAGAAAAAAATAACTTTAAACTTGAAATATTAGACCAGCTTGACGGAGATGAAGCAGGGATAAAATCTATTACATTTAATATTATTGGTGAGTATGGTTTTGGTTATTTAAAAGGTGAAAGTGGTGTTCACAGACTTGTCCGCATATCGCCATTTGATTCACAAAACAGACGCCATACTTCCTTTGCTTCTGTATTTGTTCTGCCTGAAATTGATGATGATTTAGAAATAGAAATAAATGAATCAGATTTAAGGATAGATACATACAGAGCAGGCGGAGCAGGCGGACAGCATATTAATACAACAGATTCTGCTGTTAGGATAACACATATACCAACAGGTATTGTAGTATCATGCCAGAATGAAAGAAGCCAGCATAAAAATAAAGCTTCTGCTATGAAAATTTTAAAATCTAAGCTTTATGAATATGAAATGGAAAAACGAAGCGAAGCTAAAGAAAAACTGGAAGACAGTAAAACAAACATTGGCTGGGGCAATCAAATACGCTCTTATGTTATGCATCCATATAAAATGGTTAAAGATTTACGCACAAGATATGAAACTGGAAATGTTGATAATGTTATGGACGGAGAATTAGAGCAGTTTATCAGACAGTATTTACTTTTTGCTGCAGGAATATAA